CTCGGCCGCCTTGGCGAAGCCGACCGCGCCGGCGACGTTCTCCGTGCCCGCGCGGCGGCCGCGCTCCTGCGGCCCGCCGAAGGCGCGGGCATGCAGCTTGAGGCGCCGGCTCGCGTACAGCAGGCCGACGCCTTTCGGCCCGTTGATCTTGTGAGCGGAGAAGCTCATCAGATCGACGGGCAGGGCAGCGAGATCGATCGGCACGTGGCCGAGCGCCTGCACGGCGTCGACGTGGAACGCCGCGCCGCGACGGCGCGCCAGCTCGCCGATCGCCTCGATCGGCTGCAGCGTGCCTACCTCGTTATTCCCGAACATGACCGAGACGACCGCCGTCTTATCGTCGATCGCCGCCTCGAGCGCGGCCAAGTCGACGCGGCCCGTCTCGTCGACCGGCGCGTAGACGACCTCGAAGCCGAGGCGTTCGAGCTCCTCGGCGGCGTGCAGCACCGCATGGTGCTCGACGGCCGTCGTCACGATTTTGCGGCGTCCCGCTCCCGCGGCGCTCGCCGCGCCGAACAGCGCGAGATTATCGCTCTCCGTGCCGCCGCTCGTGAAGACGAGCTCGTTCGGCGAGCAGCCGAGCCGCTGCGCCAGCGAGTCGCGCGCCGCGGTCAGCGCCG
Above is a genomic segment from Paenibacillus sp. containing:
- a CDS encoding cysteine desulfurase family protein, which encodes MSTNEPIYLDHAATTPMRQEVLESMLPYFTHMFGNPSSVHRFGRDAKTALTAARDSLAQRLGCSPNELVFTSGGTESDNLALFGAASAAGAGRRKIVTTAVEHHAVLHAAEELERLGFEVVYAPVDETGRVDLAALEAAIDDKTAVVSVMFGNNEVGTLQPIEAIGELARRRGAAFHVDAVQALGHVPIDLAALPVDLMSFSAHKINGPKGVGLLYASRRLKLHARAFGGPQERGRRAGTENVAGAVGFAKAAELACADIERRSAELAALREAMLTTFERLLPPGAFVVNGHPTERLPHILNVSFPGASTDTALMNLDLDGVAAASGSACASGSLEPSHVLRAMGADDARLRSAIRFSFGEGNCLKSVTFAAEKTATVVKRLAYK